In Wolinella succinogenes DSM 1740, a single genomic region encodes these proteins:
- the yihA gene encoding ribosome biogenesis GTP-binding protein YihA/YsxC produces MITVVESSFLTSASALSQTPPPKNSEVVFIGRSNVGKSTLINLIVDSKGLAKSSSTPGKTQLINYFETIWKRGEERIPLWLVDLPGFGYAKVSKEMRKDWGEKLIHFLQERRSIKLFVQLIDARHPDLAIDAEAWAMIGAIKRGDQKVIRVFTKMDKLNRNDQKKLQQRYPDACFTAMLGKEGIASVRERVLKDVLGEEA; encoded by the coding sequence ATGATAACGGTAGTTGAGTCCTCTTTCCTCACCTCAGCCAGCGCTCTCTCTCAGACCCCACCTCCCAAAAACAGTGAGGTGGTTTTTATTGGGCGGAGCAATGTAGGCAAAAGCACGCTGATCAATCTCATTGTTGATTCCAAGGGATTGGCCAAGAGCTCTTCTACGCCGGGTAAAACTCAGCTGATTAACTATTTTGAGACCATTTGGAAGCGAGGAGAGGAGCGGATTCCTCTATGGCTGGTCGATCTTCCTGGGTTTGGCTACGCTAAAGTCTCCAAGGAGATGCGCAAAGATTGGGGGGAGAAGCTCATCCATTTTTTGCAAGAGAGACGCTCCATTAAGCTCTTTGTTCAGCTCATTGATGCTAGACATCCTGATTTGGCGATTGACGCGGAGGCGTGGGCGATGATTGGAGCGATTAAAAGAGGAGACCAAAAGGTGATTCGAGTTTTTACCAAGATGGACAAGCTCAATCGAAATGACCAAAAGAAGTTGCAACAGCGCTATCCTGATGCCTGTTTCACGGCGATGCTCGGCAAGGAGGGAATCGCCTCTGTGCGCGAGCGAGTGCTTAAAGATGTTTTAGGGGAAGAGGCGTGA
- the lptA gene encoding lipopolysaccharide transport periplasmic protein LptA, protein MLQKWGMSLLLLVGLALAKDQVEITAKHFVADEAKKTTLITGDVVVVRGDDRLITDKLTVFFDDKNRPLKYEAQGNVKFAITLADGRKLKGYSNNALYDAPKNEYHLLGNAFMEEIGKSNTVKGEKIIINRVSGFANVVGDSQKPAKLIFIFEEDESKKRPAPAPTTNMNEKGADDNGS, encoded by the coding sequence ATGCTTCAAAAATGGGGGATGAGTCTGTTGTTGCTGGTTGGCCTAGCGCTTGCCAAGGATCAAGTGGAGATCACCGCGAAACATTTCGTAGCGGATGAGGCGAAAAAGACAACCCTCATTACGGGTGATGTAGTGGTGGTTCGCGGAGACGATCGGCTCATCACCGATAAGCTCACCGTCTTTTTTGATGACAAGAATCGTCCTCTTAAATATGAGGCGCAAGGCAATGTGAAGTTCGCCATCACGTTGGCTGATGGTCGAAAGCTCAAAGGCTACTCCAATAACGCACTCTATGATGCGCCAAAGAATGAATATCATCTTTTGGGGAATGCTTTCATGGAAGAGATCGGAAAGAGCAATACCGTCAAGGGCGAGAAGATCATCATTAATCGTGTGAGTGGGTTTGCTAATGTGGTCGGGGATAGCCAAAAGCCCGCCAAGCTTATCTTTATCTTTGAAGAGGATGAATCCAAAAAACGCCCCGCTCCCGCTCCGACCACTAATATGAATGAGAAGGGTGCGGATGATAACGGTAGTTGA
- the hisB gene encoding imidazoleglycerol-phosphate dehydratase HisB — MREITRTTKETNIKASLELYGSGVAKIETGIGFFDHMLESLAKHALWDLEISCEGDLQVDAHHSVEDCGIVLGLLLRESLYPAQGIERFGNASVVMDESCVECDLDVSNRPFLVFDMTIEGAVGEFDAELAEEFFRALAFNAGLSLHIVQKRGKNRHHLIEAAFKALAVAMRRACTQNPRIGTPSTKGLL, encoded by the coding sequence ATGAGAGAGATAACAAGAACAACCAAAGAGACAAATATCAAGGCCAGCCTAGAGCTTTATGGGAGCGGAGTGGCCAAGATAGAGACGGGAATTGGGTTTTTTGACCATATGCTCGAGAGCTTGGCTAAACACGCTTTGTGGGATTTGGAGATCTCGTGTGAAGGGGATTTGCAGGTGGATGCTCACCACAGCGTGGAGGATTGCGGAATCGTCCTTGGCTTATTGCTAAGAGAATCGCTCTATCCCGCCCAAGGAATCGAGCGTTTCGGAAATGCTTCGGTGGTGATGGATGAGTCTTGCGTGGAGTGTGATTTGGATGTGAGCAATCGTCCTTTTTTGGTTTTTGATATGACGATCGAAGGGGCGGTGGGAGAGTTTGACGCGGAGCTGGCCGAGGAGTTTTTCCGCGCATTGGCTTTTAACGCAGGTTTGAGCCTCCATATTGTCCAAAAGCGTGGAAAGAACCGCCATCACCTCATTGAGGCGGCTTTCAAAGCTCTGGCTGTGGCGATGAGGCGAGCCTGCACCCAAAACCCAAGAATCGGCACTCCTAGCACCAAGGGACTCCTTTGA
- a CDS encoding KdsC family phosphatase: MIELIVLDVDGTLSDGTVYFDAQGVELKGFSVRDGLAIDGWIKLGKKVAILTGRSSSIVEKRARELKIEWVFQGVKDKGAKLRELKAELGLTSEQIAGIGDDLNDLKMFSEVGLSFAPRDCAKSIIQRVDVHLEHNGGKGAVREMIESILEREGLMEEFLALWE, encoded by the coding sequence TTGATTGAGCTAATCGTGCTGGATGTGGATGGGACGCTGAGCGATGGGACGGTCTATTTTGATGCACAGGGCGTGGAGCTAAAGGGCTTCAGTGTTCGTGATGGGTTGGCGATTGATGGCTGGATCAAGCTTGGCAAGAAAGTGGCGATTCTCACGGGTCGCAGCTCTTCTATCGTGGAGAAGCGTGCACGTGAGTTGAAAATTGAATGGGTCTTTCAAGGGGTGAAAGATAAGGGCGCCAAGCTTCGTGAGCTCAAAGCCGAACTTGGACTTACAAGCGAACAGATTGCGGGCATTGGGGATGACCTTAATGACCTAAAGATGTTTTCTGAGGTGGGACTCTCTTTTGCTCCTAGGGATTGCGCGAAGTCGATTATCCAAAGAGTGGATGTCCATCTTGAGCATAATGGAGGCAAGGGGGCGGTGCGTGAGATGATCGAGTCTATCTTAGAGAGAGAGGGTTTGATGGAGGAGTTCCTTGCGCTCTGGGAATAG
- a CDS encoding N-acetyltransferase gives MIEIKKPTLKEVGAMRNLLRPEVERGVILERTADEIANAIRSYNVAWEEGEIVGFCALHIHSPSLAEIRSLIVKESHRGRGIATSIIEVSLKEALGLGVKEVLVLTYQRTLFEKLGFVEVSKEAIPDHKIWADCIKCKYFPICEEIALIKRF, from the coding sequence GTGATAGAGATCAAAAAGCCAACTCTTAAAGAGGTGGGGGCAATGAGGAATCTTCTTCGTCCCGAGGTGGAGCGAGGCGTGATTTTGGAGCGCACCGCTGATGAGATTGCCAACGCGATTCGCTCTTACAATGTTGCATGGGAAGAGGGTGAGATCGTGGGCTTTTGCGCGCTCCATATTCACTCTCCCTCTTTGGCGGAGATTCGAAGCTTGATCGTCAAAGAGAGTCATCGAGGAAGGGGAATTGCCACGAGTATCATCGAAGTCTCGCTTAAAGAGGCGCTTGGGCTTGGGGTTAAAGAGGTGCTGGTGCTCACCTATCAGCGCACTCTGTTTGAGAAGCTTGGTTTTGTTGAGGTGAGCAAAGAGGCTATCCCTGATCATAAGATCTGGGCGGACTGCATTAAATGCAAATATTTTCCCATATGCGAAGAGATAGCGCTTATAAAGAGGTTCTAA